From Hylaeus volcanicus isolate JK05 chromosome 2, UHH_iyHylVolc1.0_haploid, whole genome shotgun sequence, the proteins below share one genomic window:
- the LOC128885093 gene encoding uncharacterized protein LOC128885093, with product MQNLMKCIKYFSFFSLVNLADQMIGNSLTATEHSKLESNFDRAFKWTDFHILEQEKHGYLKEQELEPDGRYVSRIFFFTPDGNFIEDAYNKHEKADNEHKYFYGSPSHIAETQLFVLRECCEKPTSVTFDHEQSELEDWDTKNEILAPTLLSSTCDMYHNIIL from the exons atgcaaaatttaatgaagtGCATCAAGTATTTTAGTTTCTTTAGTCTTGTTAACTTAGCAGATCAAATGATAGGAAATAGTCTCACTGCTACCGAACACTCGAAATTGGAAAGCAACTTTGACCGAGCGTTCAAATGGACGGATTTTCACATT TTAGAGCAGGAGAAGCACGGTTACCTAAAAGAGCAAGAGCTCGAACCCGATGGAAGATACGTGtcaagaattttcttctttacgcCAGACGGCAATTTTATCGAGGATGCATATAACAAACACGAGAAGGCCGACAATGAACACAAATACTTTTATGGTAGTCCCTCGCACATCGCGGAAACCCAGTTATTCGTTTTGAGAGAATGTTGCGAGAAACCAACGTCCGTAACCTTCGATCACGAACAGTCGGAGTTGGAAGATTGGGATacgaaaaacgaaattctCGCTCCAACTTTGTTGTCTTCGACTTGTGATATGTACCATAATATTATCTTGTAA
- the LOC128884938 gene encoding GPI ethanolamine phosphate transferase 3 isoform X2, translating to MSKLWNYLIFQGWISYLMAAGLLIFTSGFLLTRVSRSERAECKYCTNPGGCNIEELLQDPKVAASTCLERNTRVVLLVVDALKYDFVHWYNDNSSASLYYHNKLPIIHELLQNQPMNSRLYKFIADPPTTTMQRLKGFTTGSLPTFIDVGSNFASESIDEDNIIDQNIAKGIVFMGDDTWTNLFPGKFKRQFPSPSFNVWDLDTVDRDVRYRIFFEMKKRDWSLLIAHVLGIDHCGHKHGANHPEMTRKLNDTNTLIKEIIESLEEDMVLFVVGDHGMTESGDHGGDSLNEVEAAMFVYSMLPLLKHDLARDTVNQIDLVPTLASILGTPIPFSNLGSVILGSLPSLTRIRDSEQGLWYSLHSVWRNIVQTKKYIDTYSMDNYLFSEDQLENLENVYNHLFKRIKHVHTNEEFELFIQDSNSYFKLLKDTCSKVWVQFDSSLMSKGLLLMFCTLFFYYLFITGIPESRMSKIFQSAFLQCSVLANLITALVIFFLFFFDILEELKNTTFFATGAVSIILLVVLIAKNWDVISMRWYDYRKIRKLIYIARVILLLTVCSLFSNSYIVEEDNVLSFLLVTLVWLLTFNIRKENSNEISDRKAKPFFKSPTKSNLKAIIIVIGLIACISIRLSHYFWRCREEQEQRVCSLFVTGKAGSITTNNIERVLLAITLIVLALYITIVRLWLQNCGNLTGFSPGVLVGQYCPVVIGVCMGCYWVLQRLPKFVKIKFALSWQVSTLPNIVYALCVFAIFVLYYRPLSIFLLPKKKESINIYDDENIVPRLFEKIKESIYRKKIDTDETPVVYGLGTAYSAAFISLSVFLMLLYSLLLGDILSPSTFLMFISCASVLGVSAIERYKNANSI from the coding sequence ATGAGCAAACTATGGAACTATCTAATATTTCAAGGATGGATATCGTATTTAATGGCAGCCGGCTTGCTTATTTTCACGAGCGGCTTCCTACTTACTCGCGTTTCCAGATCGGAGCGCGCAGAATGCAAATATTGCACAAATCCTGGTGGATGCAACATCGAAGAGCTCCTTCAAGATCCCAAAGTCGCTGCAAGTACTTGTCTCGAAAGGAATACTCGCGTCGTGTTGTTAGTCGTTGACGCCTTGAAATATGATTTTGTACACTGGTATAACGATAACAGTTCTGCCTCATTGTATTACCACAATAAGCTGCCAATAATCCACGAGCTGTTGCAAAATCAACCTATGAATTCACGTTTGTATAAATTCATAGCGGATCCACCAACCACGACTATGCAAAGGTTGAAAGGTTTCACTACCGGATCTTTACCTACTTTCATTGACGTTGGATCAAATTTTGCATCCGAAAGCATAGACGAAGATAACATTATCGATCAAAATATTGCCAAAGGTATTGTTTTCATGGGCGATGATACTtggacaaatttatttcctggCAAATTCAAACGTCAATTTCCATCGCCGTCTTTTAATGTTTGGGATCTCGATACCGTCGATAGAGACGTTCGATAtcgtatattctttgaaatgaaaaagagaGATTGGTCCCTACTCATAGCGCATGTTCTTGGAATCGATCATTGCGGACACAAACACGGCGCCAATCATCCTGAAATgacaagaaaattaaacgataccAATACTCtgataaaagaaatcattGAATCTTTGGAAGAAGATATGGTACTTTTTGTTGTGGGCGATCATGGAATGACGGAGAGCGGCGATCACGGCGGCGATAGTTTAAACGAAGTCGAAGCTGCCATGTTCGTTTATTCTATGCTTCCTCTTCTAAAACATGATTTAGCTCGCGATACCGTGAATCAAATCGATCTGGTTCCTACGTTGGCATCCATTCTTGGGACGCCTATACCTTTTTCCAACTTAGGATCCGTCATACTCGGTTCGCTGCCAAGTTTGACGAGAATTAGAGATTCGGAACAAGGTTTATGGTATTCGTTGCATTCGGTATGgagaaatattgtacaaacaaaaaaatatatagacaCGTATTCTATGGATAACTATCTGTTTTCTGAAGACCAACTCgagaatttagaaaatgtatataatcaTCTATTCAAACGGATAAAGCATGTACATACCAAcgaagaatttgaattattcattcaGGATAGTAACAGCTATTTCAAACTACTTAAAGATACATGTTCCAAAGTCTGGGTTCAATTTGATTCTAGCCTAATGTCGAAAGGCctacttttaatgttttgcacattatttttctattacctTTTTATTACAGGCATTCCGGAAAGCCGTATGTCGAAGATATTTCAATCGGCATTTTTACAATGTTCCGTGTTAGCAAATTTAATTACCGCACTGGTAatctttttcttattcttcttCGATATTTTAGAGGAACTAAAAAATACCACGTTCTTTGCTACCGGTGCGGTGTccataatattattagtagtATTAATCGCTAAGAATTGGGATGTAATTTCGATGAGATGGTACGATTATCGTAAGATTAGGAAATTGATTTACATTGCTAGAGTGATACTCCTTTTAACGGTATGCAGTCTTTTCTCTAACAGTTACATTGTCGAGGAAGATAATGTACTATCCTTTCTACTTGTTACTCTTGTTTGGTTacttacatttaatataagaaaagaaaattctaacgaaatttcggATAGGAAAGCAAAGCCATTCTTTAAATCGCCAACAAAGTCAAATTTAAAGGCAATTATAATTGTCATCGGTTTAATAGCATGCATTTCTATAAGACTGTCTCATTATTTTTGGCGTTGTCGAGAGGAGCAGGAACAACGCGTGTGTTCTCTCTTTGTAACTGGAAAAGCAGGTTCTATAACAACAAACAATATAGAACGTGTTTTACTTGCCATCACCTTGATTGTACTTGCATTATACATTACGATAGTAAGACTGTGGTTACAAAATTGTGGGAATCTTACCGGTTTTTCTCCTGGTGTTCTGGTAGGACAATATTGTCCTGTTGTAATTGGTGTTTGCATGGGTTGTTATTGGGTCCTTCAGCGGTTACCtaaatttgtcaaaataaaattcgcatTGTCTTGGCAAGTAAGTACATTGCCCAACATAGTGTATGCGTTGTGTgtgtttgcaatttttgttctttactACCGTCCGCTCAGTATATTTCTACTGCcaaagaagaaagaatcgaTTAATATATACGATGACGAGAATATTGTACCC